A DNA window from Novosphingobium sp. RL4 contains the following coding sequences:
- a CDS encoding D-2-hydroxyacid dehydrogenase yields the protein MTVAVINAQSRPLLDGRLPDGVQPLWFDSDSQLLELAPQAQVAWLDPVAPAVVAEFIEAAERLAWYTALSSGVDWLPLRVLSERGIRLTNGSGIHAQSVAEYALMGMLTVAKGWREVVRAQDRHEWLMEPPGKRELLGSKVLVVGSGEIGGRIGEMLRVFGAEVTGVRRRPGAGELGSDEWRAELGRFDWVIAVVPSTPETLRMFGEAEFAAMKPGAVFLNFARGTVIEQDALLASIDSGHLGGAFLDVTEPEPLPADHALWSRANIHISMHLSGRAQDALFERGSARFLGNLQHFVRGEPLEHLVDLSNGY from the coding sequence ATGACCGTCGCCGTGATCAACGCCCAGTCGCGCCCGCTTCTGGACGGCCGCCTGCCTGATGGCGTGCAGCCGCTCTGGTTCGACAGCGACAGCCAGCTTCTGGAGCTTGCGCCGCAGGCGCAAGTGGCGTGGCTCGATCCGGTCGCGCCTGCTGTCGTGGCGGAATTCATCGAGGCTGCCGAAAGGTTGGCCTGGTACACGGCTCTTTCTTCGGGCGTGGACTGGCTCCCGCTCCGGGTTCTGAGCGAGCGCGGCATCCGGCTTACCAATGGTTCGGGAATTCATGCCCAGTCCGTCGCCGAATATGCCCTTATGGGCATGCTCACGGTGGCGAAGGGCTGGCGCGAAGTGGTGAGGGCGCAGGACCGGCATGAATGGCTGATGGAACCGCCCGGCAAGCGCGAACTGCTTGGCTCGAAGGTGCTGGTGGTCGGATCGGGAGAGATCGGCGGCCGTATCGGCGAGATGCTGCGTGTCTTCGGGGCGGAAGTCACCGGGGTCCGGCGCCGGCCGGGGGCGGGCGAGCTGGGCTCCGACGAGTGGCGGGCCGAGCTTGGCCGGTTCGACTGGGTGATTGCCGTGGTCCCTTCCACACCGGAAACCTTGCGCATGTTCGGCGAGGCCGAGTTTGCGGCGATGAAGCCGGGGGCCGTCTTCCTCAATTTCGCGCGCGGAACGGTGATCGAGCAGGATGCCTTGCTTGCTTCCATCGACTCGGGCCATCTGGGCGGAGCGTTCCTCGACGTTACCGAGCCCGAGCCGCTTCCCGCAGACCATGCGCTGTGGTCGCGTGCAAATATCCATATATCGATGCATCTTTCCGGCCGCGCGCAGGATGCATTGTTCGAGCGCGGATCGGCGCGTTTTCTCGGCAATCTTCAACACTTCGTTCGCGGTGAGCCGCTCGAACACCTGGTCGATCTGTCGAACGGCTATTGA
- the fsa gene encoding fructose-6-phosphate aldolase — MKFFVDTADTNDIADLAATGLLDGVTTNPSLIAKSGRDFLEVTKEICGLVDGPVSAEVVALDHEGMMREAEILRKIADNVCIKVPLMIDGLKTCKKLTSDGTLVNVTLCFSANQALLAAKAGASFVSPFVGRHDDNGFDGMDLIRDIRLIYDNYAFDTEILAASIRHPVHVLECARIGADVATMPPAVIKNLVKHVLTDKGIEGFMADWAKTGQSL; from the coding sequence ATGAAGTTCTTCGTCGACACCGCCGACACCAACGACATCGCCGATCTGGCCGCCACCGGCCTGCTCGACGGCGTCACCACCAACCCTTCGCTGATCGCCAAGTCCGGCCGCGACTTCCTGGAAGTCACCAAGGAAATCTGCGGCCTGGTCGACGGACCGGTCAGTGCCGAAGTCGTCGCGCTCGACCATGAAGGCATGATGCGCGAGGCCGAAATCCTCCGCAAGATCGCAGACAACGTCTGCATCAAGGTGCCGCTGATGATCGACGGCCTCAAGACCTGCAAGAAGCTGACCAGCGACGGCACGCTCGTGAACGTCACCCTCTGCTTCTCGGCCAACCAGGCTCTGCTCGCGGCCAAGGCCGGCGCCAGCTTCGTCTCGCCTTTCGTCGGCCGTCATGACGACAATGGCTTCGACGGCATGGACCTGATCCGCGACATCCGCCTGATCTATGACAACTACGCCTTCGACACCGAAATCCTCGCTGCTTCGATCCGCCACCCTGTCCACGTTCTCGAATGCGCCCGCATCGGCGCTGACGTGGCGACGATGCCGCCGGCAGTCATCAAGAACCTCGTGAAGCACGTGCTCACCGACAAGGGCATCGAAGGCTTCATGGCCGACTGGGCGAAGACCGGCCAGTCGCTCTGA
- a CDS encoding MBL fold metallo-hydrolase, translating to MTDIQEQPMRVGIIPVTPLQQNCSLIWCTKTMRGAFVDPGGDLPKLRQALEKTGVTLEKILVTHGHLDHCGMAGIFAREMGVPIEGPHEEDRFWIAQLNDDGPRWNMEAQTFEPNRWLEDGDKVTVGDLELDVVHCPGHTPGHVVFHHEPSKFAMVGDVLFQGGIGRWDFPRGNLADLVDSITRKLWPLGDDVTFVPGHGPISTFGDERRTNPYVGDAALERGLPG from the coding sequence ATGACCGATATTCAGGAGCAGCCGATGCGCGTCGGCATCATTCCCGTTACCCCGCTTCAGCAGAATTGTTCGCTGATCTGGTGCACGAAGACCATGCGCGGCGCATTCGTGGATCCCGGCGGTGACCTGCCCAAGCTGCGGCAGGCGTTGGAGAAAACGGGCGTTACTCTGGAAAAGATCCTCGTGACTCATGGTCATCTGGACCATTGCGGCATGGCCGGCATCTTCGCCAGGGAGATGGGCGTGCCGATCGAGGGGCCGCACGAAGAAGACCGATTCTGGATTGCCCAGCTCAATGACGATGGCCCTCGCTGGAACATGGAGGCGCAGACTTTCGAGCCGAATCGATGGCTCGAGGATGGCGATAAGGTAACGGTGGGAGACCTTGAGCTCGATGTCGTCCATTGCCCGGGGCATACGCCGGGCCATGTCGTCTTCCATCATGAGCCCAGCAAGTTCGCCATGGTGGGGGACGTGCTGTTCCAGGGCGGAATTGGCCGCTGGGACTTCCCGCGGGGCAATCTGGCGGATCTCGTCGATTCGATAACCCGGAAGCTCTGGCCGCTGGGTGACGATGTCACGTTCGTTCCCGGTCACGGCCCGATCAGCACGTTCGGGGATGAGCGGCGGACGAATCCCTATGTCGGGGATGCTGCGCTGGAGCGGGGGCTTCCGGGCTGA
- the plsX gene encoding phosphate acyltransferase PlsX: MSLPRIAIDAMGGDEGVRVMIEGAALARRRHDRFKFLLVGDEPRIKAALENHPNLRASSEILHTEGVISGEDKPSQALRRAKGTSMGRAIEAVKAGDAGAAVSAGNTGALMAISKLTLRTMPGIDRPALAALLPTLGDNDLVMLDLGANAECDARNLVQFAIMGAAYARVATGREQPRVRLLNIGSEETKGTDMLREAAATLKKAAGDLSMSFDGFTEADKLGSGSMDVVVTDGFSGNIALKAVEGTARFVADLLRRGFTSSLRSKIGFLISKPATELLKHHLDPNNHNGAVFLGLNGIVVKSHGGANAAGVANAVAVTARLLEENVTERISADLARVGGASLRKSRVQEESA, translated from the coding sequence ATGAGTCTGCCGCGTATCGCGATCGATGCGATGGGCGGCGACGAGGGCGTGCGCGTCATGATTGAGGGCGCTGCGCTCGCGCGCCGTCGTCATGATCGTTTCAAGTTCCTGCTGGTCGGTGATGAGCCGCGGATCAAGGCCGCGCTCGAAAATCATCCGAATCTCAGGGCTTCTTCCGAGATTCTGCATACCGAAGGCGTTATCAGCGGTGAGGATAAGCCCAGTCAGGCCTTGCGCCGGGCCAAGGGCACCTCGATGGGACGCGCGATCGAGGCGGTGAAGGCGGGTGACGCCGGAGCCGCCGTCAGCGCCGGCAACACCGGCGCGCTGATGGCGATTTCCAAGCTGACCTTGCGGACCATGCCCGGAATCGATCGCCCGGCGCTTGCAGCCCTGCTGCCGACGCTTGGGGACAACGATCTCGTCATGCTCGATCTCGGCGCCAATGCCGAGTGCGATGCCCGCAACCTCGTGCAGTTCGCGATCATGGGCGCTGCCTATGCCCGCGTCGCCACGGGGCGCGAGCAGCCGCGCGTGCGTCTTCTGAACATCGGTTCGGAAGAAACCAAGGGCACTGACATGCTGCGCGAAGCGGCGGCGACCCTCAAGAAAGCGGCTGGCGACCTGTCGATGTCTTTCGACGGGTTCACCGAAGCGGACAAGCTCGGCAGCGGTTCGATGGATGTCGTCGTAACCGATGGGTTCTCGGGCAACATTGCCCTGAAGGCGGTCGAGGGTACGGCGCGATTCGTGGCGGACCTGCTGCGGCGCGGATTTACCAGTTCGCTCCGCTCCAAGATCGGTTTCCTGATCTCGAAGCCTGCTACCGAGCTGCTCAAGCACCACCTCGATCCCAATAACCATAATGGCGCGGTCTTCCTGGGCCTCAACGGTATTGTCGTGAAGAGCCATGGCGGCGCGAATGCCGCGGGCGTCGCAAATGCCGTGGCGGTGACCGCGCGGCTCCTGGAGGAAAACGTGACCGAGCGGATATCCGCCGACCTTGCCCGCGTGGGCGGGGCGTCCCTGCGCAAGTCGCGTGTCCAGGAAGAGAGTGCCTGA
- a CDS encoding MAPEG family protein, which translates to MILQTTLCLAAAAGVITFWHIVRIGQLRMREKVLFGDGGHERLGRRMRAQLNFVESTPFLLILVAAIEMTGKAGPWLAIAGSIFMLGRVAHALGMDIGKPNLLRAGGVIITVLTLLGLSVMALLIALGRF; encoded by the coding sequence ATGATTCTGCAGACCACACTGTGCCTTGCGGCCGCCGCCGGTGTCATCACCTTCTGGCATATAGTGCGGATCGGACAATTGCGCATGCGCGAAAAGGTGCTCTTCGGCGACGGCGGTCACGAACGCCTGGGCCGCCGCATGCGCGCGCAGCTGAATTTCGTGGAAAGCACTCCCTTCCTGCTGATCCTCGTCGCCGCGATCGAGATGACGGGCAAGGCCGGCCCCTGGCTGGCGATCGCCGGCTCGATCTTCATGCTGGGCCGTGTGGCACACGCTCTTGGAATGGACATCGGCAAGCCCAACCTGCTGCGGGCAGGCGGCGTTATCATTACAGTGCTGACGCTGCTCGGGCTGTCGGTCATGGCGCTGCTGATCGCGCTGGGACGGTTCTGA
- the rpmF gene encoding 50S ribosomal protein L32 → MAVPKRKTSPSRRGMRRSHDALQVEAFHECPNCGELKRPHNLCNACGHYNGREIVAVEV, encoded by the coding sequence ATGGCTGTCCCTAAAAGAAAAACGTCCCCGTCTCGCCGGGGCATGCGCCGCAGCCACGATGCTCTGCAGGTTGAAGCGTTCCACGAATGCCCCAACTGCGGTGAGCTGAAGCGCCCGCACAACCTCTGCAACGCTTGCGGCCACTACAATGGTCGTGAAATCGTCGCGGTTGAAGTCTAA
- the cobT gene encoding cobaltochelatase subunit CobT yields MSEDTPVDRFKLALTGASRAIAHDAEVEVNWTADAPSSSGQTFRVPMPGRSIPRGAAMQARGYADSFALRLRHHNDRLHMRNAPSDPSARACYDAVEAVRYEALGANSYEGMRANLDASLEARIASDPISRADSPDGVPIPTALALLLRERLTGQSVPEAAQLGVDMVRRWIESKAGDDFEALADSIENQKAFQKLSLDMLMHLEMTQAEQIEQPPEESEDMDGDEETEEDETGDESGQEQQPAEMAAEPSGGQDEGESEAEGDNSEDMDDGEEGQEGEEGMLPVRPNRPWTDIPDSFDYQVFTEAYDEVVVASELCDDEELTRLRAYLDAQLKGLQGVVTRLANRLQRRLMAQQNRSWDFDQEEGMLDAARLARVVVSPGQSLSYKIERDVEFKDTVVTLLLDNSGSMRGRPISIAAISADVMARTLERCGVKVEILGFTTRAWKGGQSRESWLASGRPQHPGRLNDLRHIIYKKADEPWRRARKNLGLMMREGLLKENIDGEALLWAHNRMLARPEDRRIMMVISDGAPVDDSTLSVNSAGYLEAHLRRVIEWIEAKSPVQLVAIGIGHDVTRYYRRAVTIMDAEQLGGTMIEQLAGLFEEE; encoded by the coding sequence ATGTCCGAAGATACTCCCGTCGATCGCTTCAAGCTGGCCCTAACCGGCGCCTCGCGCGCCATCGCGCACGATGCCGAAGTCGAGGTCAACTGGACTGCCGACGCTCCCAGTTCCAGCGGCCAGACCTTTCGCGTGCCCATGCCGGGCCGCTCGATTCCGCGCGGGGCTGCCATGCAGGCGCGCGGTTATGCCGACAGCTTCGCGCTTCGGCTGCGCCATCACAACGACCGGCTGCACATGCGCAACGCCCCGTCCGATCCTTCGGCCCGGGCCTGTTACGATGCGGTCGAGGCCGTGCGTTACGAAGCGCTCGGCGCCAACAGTTACGAAGGGATGCGGGCCAATCTCGACGCTTCGCTGGAGGCGCGGATAGCCAGCGATCCGATTTCGCGCGCGGATAGCCCGGACGGCGTTCCGATCCCGACAGCGCTGGCGCTCCTGCTGCGCGAACGGCTCACCGGCCAGTCGGTGCCGGAAGCGGCGCAACTTGGCGTGGACATGGTGCGCCGCTGGATCGAATCGAAGGCCGGCGACGATTTCGAGGCTCTGGCCGATTCGATCGAAAACCAGAAGGCTTTCCAGAAGCTCTCGCTCGACATGCTGATGCATCTGGAGATGACCCAGGCCGAGCAGATCGAGCAGCCGCCCGAAGAGTCCGAGGACATGGACGGCGACGAGGAGACCGAGGAAGACGAGACCGGCGACGAAAGCGGGCAGGAACAGCAGCCTGCGGAAATGGCCGCCGAGCCTTCCGGCGGTCAGGACGAAGGCGAGAGCGAGGCCGAGGGCGATAACTCGGAAGACATGGACGACGGCGAGGAAGGCCAGGAGGGCGAGGAGGGCATGTTGCCCGTCCGGCCGAACCGGCCCTGGACCGATATCCCGGACAGCTTCGACTACCAGGTCTTCACCGAGGCCTATGACGAGGTGGTCGTCGCCTCCGAGCTTTGCGACGATGAGGAACTGACGCGCCTGCGCGCCTATCTCGACGCGCAGCTCAAGGGCCTGCAGGGCGTTGTCACGCGTCTTGCGAACCGCCTCCAGCGCCGCCTCATGGCGCAGCAGAACCGCTCGTGGGACTTCGATCAGGAAGAGGGCATGCTCGATGCCGCGCGGCTTGCCCGCGTGGTCGTCTCGCCCGGCCAGTCGCTCTCCTACAAGATCGAGCGCGACGTGGAGTTCAAGGATACCGTCGTCACCCTGCTGCTCGACAATTCCGGCTCGATGCGCGGTCGCCCTATCTCGATCGCGGCGATCAGTGCCGATGTAATGGCACGCACGCTGGAGCGCTGCGGCGTGAAGGTCGAGATTCTCGGCTTCACCACCCGCGCATGGAAGGGCGGGCAGAGCCGCGAGTCCTGGCTTGCGAGTGGCCGTCCCCAGCACCCGGGCCGCCTCAACGACCTGCGCCATATCATTTACAAGAAGGCGGATGAGCCGTGGCGCCGTGCGCGCAAGAACCTCGGCCTGATGATGCGCGAGGGCCTGCTCAAGGAAAACATCGACGGCGAGGCGCTGCTCTGGGCGCACAACCGCATGCTTGCCCGCCCTGAGGATCGGCGGATCATGATGGTGATCTCCGACGGTGCACCGGTGGACGATTCGACGCTTTCAGTGAACTCCGCAGGCTATCTGGAGGCGCATTTGCGCCGGGTGATCGAATGGATCGAGGCCAAGAGCCCGGTCCAGCTCGTCGCCATCGGCATCGGCCACGACGTGACGCGATACTACCGGCGCGCGGTGACGATCATGGACGCCGAGCAACTCGGCGGCACGATGATCGAGCAACTCGCGGGACTGTTCGAGGAAGAGTGA
- a CDS encoding acetolactate synthase large subunit: MAESDKRKASDLFIECLEAEGVEYIFGVPGEENLDFLDSLSRSRKIKLILTRHEQGAGFMAATYGRHTGKAGVCLSTLGPGATNFVTAAAYATLGGMPMLMITGQKPIKKSKQGRFQILDVVSMMQPITKYAHQMASSDNIPSRVREAFRIAEEEKPGATHVELPEDIADEYTDSRPILRSTVRRPTADVKSIAQAVAALEKAKRPVLVIGAGANRKMTSKMLGEFVEKTGIPFLTTQLGKGVIDERHPRFLGCAALSSGDFVHRAIEDADCIVNIGHDVIEKPPFFMHNDGTRDDRVVIHISTKTAEVDPVYFPHVEVIGDIANAMWQIKEAITPSARWNFEAMLGYRKAEVEHTDRLAADERFPIFPPHLVQQVREALPDDAIVCLDNGVYKLWFARGYCACKPNTVLLDNALASMGAGLPSAMASAMVYPNRKIFAVCGDGGFMMNSQEMETAVRLGLNLTVLILNDNAFGMIRWKQANMGFADFGLTYGNPDFVKYAESYGANGYRVESAAHLKELLAHCRDTPGVHLIDCPVDYSENDRILNIEIKDLSAAL; the protein is encoded by the coding sequence ATGGCAGAGAGCGACAAGCGCAAGGCGTCCGATCTATTCATCGAATGTCTTGAGGCGGAAGGCGTCGAATATATCTTCGGCGTTCCGGGCGAGGAGAACCTCGATTTCCTCGATTCGCTCTCACGGTCGCGGAAGATCAAACTGATCCTCACGCGTCACGAGCAGGGCGCGGGCTTCATGGCGGCGACTTACGGCCGCCATACCGGCAAGGCGGGGGTATGCCTTTCGACCCTCGGCCCGGGGGCAACGAATTTTGTCACCGCTGCCGCCTATGCGACGCTGGGCGGAATGCCGATGCTGATGATTACGGGCCAGAAGCCGATCAAGAAGTCCAAGCAGGGTCGGTTCCAGATCCTCGATGTCGTCTCGATGATGCAGCCGATCACCAAGTACGCGCACCAGATGGCAAGTTCGGACAATATCCCGAGCCGCGTGCGTGAGGCATTCCGCATCGCCGAGGAGGAAAAGCCCGGCGCGACCCATGTCGAACTGCCGGAAGACATTGCCGACGAGTACACCGATTCGCGCCCCATCCTGCGCTCGACGGTGCGCCGGCCAACCGCCGATGTGAAATCGATCGCACAGGCGGTGGCAGCGCTGGAGAAGGCCAAGCGGCCGGTGCTGGTGATCGGAGCGGGCGCCAACCGCAAGATGACCAGCAAGATGCTGGGTGAGTTCGTCGAGAAGACCGGCATTCCCTTCCTCACGACCCAACTCGGCAAGGGCGTGATCGACGAGCGCCATCCCCGTTTCCTCGGTTGCGCGGCGCTGTCGTCGGGGGACTTCGTTCACCGTGCGATCGAGGATGCCGACTGCATCGTCAACATCGGCCATGACGTGATCGAGAAGCCGCCGTTCTTCATGCATAACGACGGTACGCGGGATGACCGCGTGGTTATTCACATCTCGACCAAGACCGCCGAGGTTGACCCCGTCTACTTCCCGCATGTCGAGGTGATCGGCGATATTGCCAACGCCATGTGGCAGATCAAGGAAGCGATCACGCCCTCTGCCAGATGGAATTTCGAAGCCATGCTCGGCTATCGCAAGGCCGAGGTCGAGCATACCGACCGACTGGCGGCTGACGAACGCTTTCCGATCTTCCCGCCTCATCTCGTTCAGCAGGTGCGTGAAGCACTGCCTGATGATGCGATCGTCTGTCTCGACAATGGGGTCTACAAGCTCTGGTTCGCTCGTGGTTATTGCGCCTGCAAGCCGAACACCGTGTTGCTGGACAACGCGCTTGCATCGATGGGGGCAGGGCTGCCTTCGGCCATGGCAAGCGCGATGGTCTATCCGAATCGGAAGATTTTCGCCGTCTGCGGCGATGGCGGCTTCATGATGAATAGCCAGGAGATGGAGACGGCGGTGCGGCTTGGTCTCAATCTCACCGTTCTGATCCTGAACGACAACGCTTTCGGAATGATCCGCTGGAAGCAGGCCAACATGGGCTTTGCCGACTTTGGTCTGACCTATGGCAACCCGGACTTCGTGAAGTATGCCGAAAGCTATGGCGCGAACGGCTACCGAGTTGAAAGCGCCGCGCATCTCAAGGAATTGCTGGCTCATTGCCGGGATACGCCCGGTGTCCACCTGATAGATTGCCCGGTCGATTATTCGGAAAACGACCGGATCCTCAATATCGAGATCAAGGACCTTTCGGCAGCGCTTTGA
- a CDS encoding beta-ketoacyl-ACP synthase III, whose amino-acid sequence MIRSVLVGTGSALPRRSVSNAELAEQVDTSDEWIVERTGISNRHIAAPDETTSSLATDAARKAIEAAGIDASSIDLIVLATATPDQTFPATATIVQSNLGCRGGIAFDVAAVCSGFLYAVGVADSMLRSGMAKRALVIGSETFSRILDWEDRTTCVLFGDGAGAIILEAQEQDGDAPRGVLATRLHADGAHNQLLYVDGGPSTTGTVGKLRMKGREVFRHAVVNLAEVLKEVLEEVGLSSNDIDWLVPHQANARILEATARKLDLPREKVVMTVGQHANTSAASVPLALDQAVRDGRIVQGDLVVLEAMGGGFTWGASLIRM is encoded by the coding sequence ATGATTCGTTCGGTTCTGGTCGGTACGGGTTCCGCCCTGCCGCGCCGCTCGGTCAGCAACGCGGAACTTGCCGAACAGGTTGATACGAGCGACGAGTGGATCGTCGAGCGTACCGGCATTTCCAACCGGCACATCGCCGCGCCCGACGAGACCACGTCGAGCCTGGCAACGGATGCCGCACGCAAGGCGATTGAGGCTGCCGGGATCGACGCCTCCTCGATCGACCTGATCGTGCTCGCCACGGCAACACCCGACCAGACTTTTCCGGCAACGGCTACCATCGTTCAAAGCAACCTCGGTTGCCGGGGCGGAATCGCTTTTGACGTGGCAGCGGTGTGCTCTGGATTCCTTTACGCCGTGGGCGTTGCCGATTCGATGTTGCGCTCCGGCATGGCCAAGCGTGCGCTGGTAATCGGTTCGGAAACGTTCAGCCGCATCCTCGATTGGGAAGATCGCACCACTTGTGTCCTGTTCGGAGATGGTGCGGGAGCAATCATCCTCGAAGCGCAGGAGCAGGACGGTGATGCGCCGCGCGGCGTTCTTGCCACGCGTCTTCATGCTGACGGTGCGCACAACCAACTCCTTTATGTCGACGGCGGTCCGTCAACCACGGGGACGGTCGGCAAGCTGCGCATGAAAGGCCGCGAGGTCTTTCGTCATGCGGTGGTCAATCTGGCTGAGGTCCTTAAAGAAGTCCTTGAAGAAGTTGGTCTTTCTTCAAACGATATCGATTGGCTCGTGCCCCATCAGGCCAATGCGCGCATTCTGGAAGCCACCGCCAGGAAGCTTGATCTTCCACGTGAGAAGGTCGTCATGACGGTGGGGCAGCATGCCAATACCTCGGCAGCTTCGGTCCCGTTGGCGCTGGATCAGGCGGTTCGCGACGGACGAATTGTGCAGGGCGACCTGGTCGTTCTGGAGGCGATGGGCGGCGGTTTCACCTGGGGCGCCAGCCTGATCCGGATGTGA
- the cysS gene encoding cysteine--tRNA ligase, with the protein MTETQSLTLFNSLTRQLEPFQPVHEGEARVYTCGPTVYNYPHIGNMRAYVFADILGRTLSHKGYRLTHVINITDVGHLTDDADAGEDKMEKMARTQAQSIWDIAAHYTQAYWADIEALNIRQPAKWSIATDYVPQMIEFAEKIAPRHCYELESGLYFDVSTVSDYGHLARAVTDEGEGRIEAVEGKRNAADFAIWRKTPEGEKRQMEWDSPWGKGAPGWHLECSVMSGDLLGFPFDIHTGGIDHREIHHPNEIAQNQAFCCKPDDTCGLDVPANSGARVWMHNNFLVERSGKMSKSSGEFLRLQLLIDKGYHPLGYRMMCLQAHYRSELEFSWEGLAAALVRLKRMIIVAERLGEVEAGDANHPKLAPMLETFEKAIGEDLNTAVALTALEDVLAAKKVDPSAKRAAIEAMDSVLGLDLFGTGRADLRIRPKAAAITEAEIEDVLARRKQARAEKDFASSDALRDELSAKGVEVMDGDPLGWEWKLG; encoded by the coding sequence ATGACCGAGACGCAAAGCCTGACGCTGTTCAACAGCCTGACCCGCCAGCTGGAGCCGTTCCAGCCCGTCCACGAAGGCGAGGCGCGGGTCTATACGTGCGGGCCGACGGTCTACAACTACCCCCACATCGGCAACATGCGTGCCTATGTCTTTGCAGACATTCTCGGCCGTACCCTGAGCCACAAGGGCTACAGGCTCACTCACGTCATCAACATCACCGATGTCGGCCATCTCACCGACGACGCCGACGCGGGCGAGGACAAGATGGAGAAGATGGCGCGGACCCAGGCCCAGTCCATCTGGGATATCGCCGCGCATTATACGCAGGCCTACTGGGCCGACATCGAGGCGCTGAACATCCGTCAGCCCGCCAAGTGGTCCATCGCGACAGATTACGTTCCGCAGATGATCGAATTTGCCGAAAAGATCGCGCCAAGGCACTGCTACGAACTGGAGAGCGGCCTCTATTTCGACGTTTCCACGGTCTCGGATTACGGCCACCTCGCGCGAGCCGTGACCGACGAGGGGGAGGGCCGTATCGAGGCCGTCGAGGGCAAGCGAAACGCCGCCGACTTCGCGATCTGGCGCAAGACGCCCGAGGGCGAGAAGCGGCAGATGGAATGGGATTCGCCGTGGGGCAAGGGCGCGCCGGGCTGGCACCTCGAATGCTCGGTGATGTCCGGCGACTTGCTGGGATTCCCGTTCGATATCCATACCGGCGGGATCGATCACCGCGAAATCCATCACCCCAACGAGATCGCGCAGAACCAGGCGTTCTGCTGCAAGCCCGATGATACTTGCGGCCTCGACGTTCCCGCAAATTCGGGCGCCCGGGTGTGGATGCACAACAATTTCCTCGTTGAGCGTTCAGGCAAGATGAGCAAGTCCTCGGGCGAGTTCCTGCGGCTGCAACTGCTGATCGACAAGGGCTACCACCCGCTGGGCTACCGCATGATGTGCCTTCAGGCGCATTACCGGTCGGAGCTCGAATTCTCGTGGGAAGGCCTTGCCGCCGCGTTGGTGCGCCTCAAGCGCATGATCATCGTGGCCGAACGCCTGGGCGAGGTGGAGGCAGGGGACGCCAATCACCCGAAGCTCGCGCCCATGCTCGAAACGTTCGAGAAGGCGATCGGCGAGGATCTCAACACCGCCGTCGCGTTGACGGCGCTGGAAGATGTGCTCGCCGCCAAGAAGGTGGACCCCTCCGCCAAGCGGGCGGCGATAGAGGCGATGGATTCGGTGCTGGGGCTCGATCTGTTCGGGACGGGCCGTGCCGACTTGCGTATTCGTCCAAAGGCTGCGGCAATCACCGAGGCCGAAATCGAGGATGTGCTCGCTCGCCGTAAACAGGCGCGCGCGGAGAAGGACTTTGCGAGTTCCGATGCCCTTCGCGACGAACTCTCGGCGAAGGGTGTCGAGGTGATGGACGGCGATCCGCTCGGCTGGGAATGGAAGCTCGGCTGA
- a CDS encoding LexA family transcriptional regulator: MDYIMESPEVRSRLLELAEARGASLSSLSRMIGKNQSYLQQFIKKGSPRKLEEEDRGLLARYFGVDEAELGKAKEKYAEVAGNVSGGDWVEVPRLSVGASAGPGALPDGEDVFGAIRFSSRWLRSMGLRPDMLSAIAVSGDSMEPTLRDGDEILVDRDWRPLRDGIHVVRLDDSVLVKRLAAGRGGRITLLSDNSAYRPLECGLEDIQVIGRVVWKGGRI; encoded by the coding sequence ATGGATTACATTATGGAAAGCCCTGAAGTCCGCTCCCGTCTGCTTGAACTGGCCGAGGCTCGCGGTGCTAGCTTGTCCAGTCTTTCACGCATGATCGGCAAAAATCAGAGCTATCTTCAGCAATTTATCAAGAAGGGCAGCCCTCGCAAACTGGAGGAGGAGGACCGTGGCCTGCTGGCGCGGTACTTCGGGGTGGACGAGGCTGAGCTGGGTAAAGCGAAAGAAAAATACGCCGAAGTCGCGGGAAATGTCTCCGGTGGGGATTGGGTGGAAGTTCCGCGCCTTTCAGTGGGCGCCTCCGCCGGGCCCGGCGCTTTGCCGGATGGCGAGGATGTATTCGGGGCGATTCGGTTTTCGTCCCGATGGTTGCGATCGATGGGGCTGCGCCCGGACATGCTTTCCGCAATCGCGGTCAGCGGCGATTCGATGGAGCCGACCTTGCGTGACGGAGACGAGATTCTCGTGGACCGTGACTGGCGGCCGCTGCGTGACGGTATCCACGTCGTTCGTCTGGATGATTCCGTATTGGTGAAGCGCCTGGCTGCGGGGCGAGGCGGACGTATCACCTTGTTGAGCGACAATTCCGCCTATCGCCCGCTCGAATGTGGGCTTGAGGATATCCAAGTGATCGGCCGCGTCGTGTGGAAGGGCGGGCGCATCTAG